The following is a genomic window from Mycobacterium parmense.
GACCGGACGCGACGTTCCAGCGGAGCTGCGGCCAGGTGCGGGCAAGGTCTTGGAGAACCCGCTCCACGGTACGGTTTCCTTCCCCATCGGGTCCGAAGTTCCACGCGTCGGCACACTCGGCGTCGCCTGCCAGGAGCCGTTGCCCCAGTAACAGGTATCCGCTGAGGCAATCCAGCACGTGCTGCCAGGGGCGCGTGGCGTGCGGCGAGCGGATCACCAGCGGCTCGCGGGCGATGAGCGAACGCACCAGGTCGGGAATCAGCCGGTCCTCGGACCAGTCACCCCCGCCGATCACGTTGCCGCCCCTGGCGGTCGCCAGCAACGGCGCCGAGGGGTCTTGCAGAAACGCGGTCCGGTAACTGGCGGCGACCAGCTCGGCGCCGGCCTTCGACGCGCTGTACGGATCGTGGCCCCCCAGCCGGTCCCGTTCCCGATACGGCCACGGCCATTCGCGATTCTCGTAACACTTGTCGGTCGTGACCACCACCACGGCGCGGACTCCCGGTGTGTGACGGGCCGCTTCCAGCACGTGCGCCGTGCCCATCACGTTGGTGGCCCACGTGGTGACGGGCTCCCGGTAGGACCGGCGGACCAAAGGCTGGGCGGCCAGGTGGAAGATGATCTCCGGCCGCTCGGCGGTGACGACCCTGCGGACTTCGGCCTCGTCCCGGACGTCGATGCGATGGTCCTTCACCTGCAGCTTCAGCAGGTCCCAATGGCTGGGCTCGGACGGCGGGTCCAATGCGAGCCCGGCGACCTCCGAGCCCAGCGCCTGTAGCCACAGACACAGCCAACTGCCTTTGAAGCCGGTATGGCCGGTGACCAGGACGCGGCGTCCGCGATACGCAGTTCCGAAAGCGTTCAACGCCAGCATTTCCACGGCGCCTCGCCGCTGCTCCACAACTCTTCGAGCATGTTCTTGTCCCGCAGCGTGTCCATCGGTTGCCAGAACCCGGAATGCTCGAAGGCCATCATCTGGCCGTCGGCGGCCAGGCGAGCCAACGGCGGGCCCTCCCAGGAGGTCTCGTCACCGTCGATGTAGTCGAGCACCGCGGGCGACAACACGAAGAATCCGCCGTTGATGAGGCCTCCGTCGCCGCGTGGCTTCTCGGCGAAGCCCGTGACCTGCTCGCCGTCGCATTCGATGGCCCCGTAGCGACCGGGCGGAAGCACCGCAGTCACGGTCGCGTGTCGCCCGTGCCGACGGTGAAACTCGATGCT
Proteins encoded in this region:
- the rfbG gene encoding CDP-glucose 4,6-dehydratase, which encodes MLALNAFGTAYRGRRVLVTGHTGFKGSWLCLWLQALGSEVAGLALDPPSEPSHWDLLKLQVKDHRIDVRDEAEVRRVVTAERPEIIFHLAAQPLVRRSYREPVTTWATNVMGTAHVLEAARHTPGVRAVVVVTTDKCYENREWPWPYRERDRLGGHDPYSASKAGAELVAASYRTAFLQDPSAPLLATARGGNVIGGGDWSEDRLIPDLVRSLIAREPLVIRSPHATRPWQHVLDCLSGYLLLGQRLLAGDAECADAWNFGPDGEGNRTVERVLQDLARTWPQLRWNVASGPQPHEAGLLQLDSAKAKMHLGWRPVWNLESAIAHTAQWYRRFVEVGEVSSAEELAAYVADAGDSGLRWATA